One Bos taurus isolate L1 Dominette 01449 registration number 42190680 breed Hereford chromosome 3, ARS-UCD2.0, whole genome shotgun sequence DNA window includes the following coding sequences:
- the SNIP1 gene encoding smad nuclear-interacting protein 1, whose protein sequence is MKEVKSERERGSRRRHRDGDMVGIAPAVVVKQERLSPESAPPVHRRPDSSGGSPSPPAGESGRPSHRGNRARGGSRSPAKKKNKSSGRRSKSPRSKRSRSPHHSAIKVKQEREDHPRRGREDRPHREPSGQEHKRARNSDRDRHRGHSHQRRSSGERPGSGQPQGRDRDAQNLQAQEAEREFHNTRRREHRQKNEVSAGSNASQDALPRPGPGGNNKDREVPVKEKPSFELSGALLEDTNTFRGVVIKYSEPPEARIPKKRWRLYPFKNDEVLPVMYIHRQSAYLLGRHRRIADIPIDHPSCSKQHAVFQYRLVEYTRADGTVGRRVKPYIIDLGSGNGTFLNNKRIEPQRYYELKEKDVLKFGFSSREYVLLHESSDTSEVDRKEDEDDEEEEEVSDS, encoded by the exons ATGAAGGAGGTGAAGAGCGAGCGGGAGCGGGGGAGCCGGCGAAGGCACAGGGACGGGGACATGGTGGGGATAGCGCCGGCGGTAGTGGTGAAGCAGGAGCGACTCAGCCCGGAGTCCGCGCCTCCGGTCCACCGCCGTCCGGATTCCTCCGGCGGTAGCCCGTCCCCACCGGCCGGCGAGTCGGGCCGCCCAAGTCACCGCGGGAACCGAGCCCGAGGAGGTAGCCG GTCcccagccaaaaagaaaaacaaatcctcAGGGAGAAGAAGCAAGTCTCCCCGGAGTAAGAGAAGCCGAAGTCCTCACCACTCAGCAATCAAAGTAAAGCAG GAACGTGAGGACCATCCTCGGAGAGGCCGGGAAGATCGGCCACACCGAGAACCCTCAGGACAGGAACACAAGCGAGCTCGGAACAGTGACCGAGACAGGCACCGCGGCCATTCCCACCAGAGGAGAAGCTCAGGCGAGAGGCCTGGCAGCGGGCAGCCTCAGGGACGTGATCGAGATGCTCAGAACCTTCAGGCTCAGGAAGCCGAGCGGGAGTTCCACAACACCCGGCGCCGCGAGCACCGCCAGAAGAACGAAGTTAGCGCCGGCAGTAACGCGTCTCAGGACGCGCTGCCTCGGCCTGGACCTGGAGGCAACAACAAGGACAGAGAGGTGCCTGTTAAAGAGAAGCCCAGCTTCGAACTTTCTGGGGCACTTCTTGAGGACACTAACACCTTTCGGGGTGTAGTTATTAAATACAGCGAGCCCCCGGAAGCACGTATCCCCAAAAAACGGTGGCGTCTCTACCCCTTTAAAAACGATGAAGTGCTTCCAGTGATGTACATCCACCGGCAGAGCGCTTACCTCCTGGGCCGGCACCGCCGCATCGCAGACATTCCCATCGATCACCCCTCCTGTTCAAAGCAGCATGCCGTCTTTCAGTACCG GCTTGTGGAGTATACCCGCGCTGATGGGACAGTTGGCCGCAGGGTGAAGCCCTACATCATTGACCTTGGCTCCGGCAACGGGACATTCCTGAACAACAAGCGAATTGAGCCACAGAGATACTATGAACTGAAGGAAAAGGATGTCCTTAAGTTTGGGTTCAGCAGTAGAGAGTATGTTCTGCTCCATGAGTCCTCTGACACCTCTGAAGTAGACAGGAAAGAAGACGAGGACGacgaggaagaggaagaggtgtCTGACAGCTAG